A portion of the Eubacterium maltosivorans genome contains these proteins:
- a CDS encoding ABC-2 transporter permease has product MKGLIIKEFLAMRRYLKLIGILLALYIVMALLTHSVAFFSAVNALLVVFCAFNSFSYDRYNHWDEFAVTLPISRLEMVKSKYAFLLLLSLAFTLIIVLVNLVINDSANAGLSAVIKNVLASVSFALAYLSITTPLIYQFGLEKARYAMIVCAFVPFLLGYIFSLLTDRGSIVLPAKETIAAVSVYIVPILTTLFFIGSYKISKLIFLKKDL; this is encoded by the coding sequence ATGAAAGGCTTAATCATCAAGGAATTTCTGGCCATGCGCCGGTATTTGAAGCTTATCGGTATTTTACTCGCGTTATACATCGTCATGGCTCTTCTGACACACTCTGTCGCATTCTTCTCAGCAGTCAACGCCCTTCTCGTTGTATTCTGTGCTTTCAACAGCTTCAGCTATGACCGCTATAACCATTGGGATGAATTCGCTGTTACTCTGCCCATATCCCGTCTGGAGATGGTGAAAAGCAAGTATGCCTTTTTGCTTTTACTATCCTTAGCATTCACTCTCATCATTGTGCTGGTCAACCTGGTCATCAACGATTCTGCCAATGCCGGGTTGAGCGCGGTCATTAAAAATGTCCTTGCTTCGGTCAGCTTCGCGCTCGCATATCTTTCGATCACGACCCCGCTTATCTATCAATTTGGTTTGGAAAAAGCGCGCTATGCGATGATTGTCTGCGCGTTTGTTCCCTTCTTGCTCGGCTATATTTTTTCATTGCTGACTGACAGGGGCAGCATCGTTTTACCAGCCAAAGAAACCATTGCTGCGGTTTCCGTGTATATTGTACCGATCCTGACCACTCTGTTTTTTATCGGCTCTTATAAAATATCCAAGCTGATCTTTCTGAAAAAAGATTTATAA
- a CDS encoding ABC transporter ATP-binding protein: MDTQNAIEIKNLSKHYSGFSLKDVSFNLPSGSIMGFIGENGAGKTTTIKALLGLIHPDSGDMQILGMDAAQNEKDIKKELGVVFADQNFPDDLRPPEITKIMGNIYKTWDKALFEDFLSRFRLPADKRLKDLSKGMKMKLSIAAALSHRPRLLILDEATSGLDPVVRNEILDIFQEFIEDENHAILMSSHITSDLERVADYITFIHDGQILFSEAKDTLIESYGILKCSPSQFESLALTDVVGVQRSSFDVQALIKNPAAVRNRFRDMIVDIPSLEDIMVFYTKGDEK; the protein is encoded by the coding sequence ATGGACACTCAAAACGCCATCGAAATTAAAAACCTCAGCAAACACTACAGCGGCTTTTCCCTGAAGGACGTCAGCTTTAATCTGCCCTCAGGCAGCATCATGGGCTTTATTGGAGAAAACGGCGCCGGCAAAACCACCACCATCAAGGCACTGCTGGGCCTGATCCACCCCGACAGCGGCGACATGCAGATTCTGGGCATGGACGCCGCGCAGAATGAAAAAGACATCAAGAAAGAGTTGGGCGTCGTTTTTGCCGACCAGAACTTTCCCGACGACCTTCGCCCGCCCGAGATCACGAAAATTATGGGCAATATCTACAAAACCTGGGATAAGGCCTTGTTCGAGGATTTCCTCTCCCGCTTCAGGCTTCCTGCAGACAAGCGGCTTAAGGACCTCTCCAAGGGGATGAAAATGAAGCTTTCCATCGCCGCCGCCCTGTCCCACAGGCCCAGGCTCTTGATTCTGGACGAGGCCACCAGCGGGCTGGACCCGGTCGTGCGCAACGAAATTCTGGACATCTTCCAGGAATTCATCGAGGATGAGAATCACGCCATCCTCATGTCCTCCCACATCACCAGCGACCTGGAGCGGGTGGCAGACTATATCACCTTTATCCACGACGGGCAGATTCTGTTCAGCGAGGCCAAGGATACGCTCATCGAAAGCTACGGCATCCTCAAGTGCAGCCCAAGCCAGTTCGAATCCCTCGCACTCACCGACGTGGTGGGCGTCCAGCGCTCAAGCTTTGACGTTCAGGCTCTGATCAAAAACCCCGCGGCCGTGAGAAACCGCTTTCGGGATATGATTGTCGATATCCCCAGTCTTGAGGATATCATGGTGTTTTATACCAAAGGAGATGAAAAATGA
- a CDS encoding GntR family transcriptional regulator has protein sequence MDIIISNSSGKPIYEQITTQIKNKIITGELRPGDALPSMRVLAKELRISVITTKRAYADLEQDGFIETAPGKGSFVAQKNTEFIREENYRQIQELLEQAVELSQGCGLTLSELTELITLLYKGDS, from the coding sequence ATGGATATTATCATCAGCAACAGCAGTGGAAAGCCGATCTATGAACAGATCACCACGCAGATTAAAAATAAGATCATTACAGGCGAGCTAAGGCCCGGCGATGCCCTGCCCTCCATGCGGGTTCTGGCAAAGGAGCTGCGCATCAGCGTCATCACCACCAAGCGGGCCTACGCCGATCTGGAGCAGGACGGGTTTATTGAGACCGCTCCGGGCAAGGGCAGCTTTGTCGCCCAGAAAAACACCGAGTTCATCCGCGAAGAAAACTACCGCCAGATACAAGAACTCCTGGAACAGGCCGTTGAACTCTCGCAGGGCTGTGGCCTCACCCTTTCCGAGCTCACCGAACTCATCACATTACTCTACAAAGGAGACAGCTAA
- a CDS encoding ATP-binding protein, which yields MNFEATIPNPNAGSQEFYEVDGLKHCSLCHTPMETWVVFGHVRKKVSCLCQCKTEARDQRDQAFKARQQAERKKQRKVSHIQDPAMRRMTFEADNGACPGAIEKAKRYVAQFDTSCSENIGLLFYGDVGTGKTFTAGCIVNVLNDKGYNVLGTSLTRLRDDLPGEFESDRSRSQYYDRLAAYDLVLIDDFGIERQSEFTLEQIYNLIDARYKSGKPTIITTNLTPEQLKNPKNMAQRRIYDRINEMCSPMLFEGQSQRPARQKQKTELARKLLSPESRG from the coding sequence GTGAATTTTGAAGCCACAATCCCCAATCCCAACGCCGGCAGCCAGGAGTTCTATGAAGTGGACGGACTTAAGCACTGTTCCCTCTGCCACACCCCCATGGAGACATGGGTGGTTTTTGGTCACGTCAGAAAAAAGGTGTCCTGCCTGTGCCAGTGCAAAACCGAAGCCCGCGACCAGCGCGACCAGGCCTTTAAGGCCCGTCAGCAAGCCGAACGAAAAAAACAACGGAAGGTCTCCCATATTCAGGACCCCGCCATGCGCAGAATGACCTTTGAGGCCGACAATGGCGCCTGCCCTGGCGCCATCGAAAAAGCAAAGCGATACGTCGCCCAGTTTGATACAAGCTGCAGTGAAAATATCGGCCTGCTGTTTTACGGCGATGTGGGCACCGGAAAGACCTTTACGGCCGGCTGCATCGTCAACGTCCTGAACGACAAAGGCTACAATGTCCTGGGCACCAGCCTCACCCGCCTGAGAGACGACCTGCCCGGCGAGTTTGAAAGCGACCGGAGCCGGAGCCAGTACTACGACCGCCTGGCCGCCTATGACCTGGTGCTGATTGACGACTTTGGCATCGAGCGCCAGAGTGAGTTTACCCTGGAGCAGATTTACAACCTTATCGACGCCCGCTACAAAAGCGGAAAGCCCACCATCATCACCACCAACCTGACGCCCGAGCAGCTCAAAAATCCCAAAAACATGGCTCAGCGCCGCATTTACGACCGTATCAATGAAATGTGCAGCCCCATGCTTTTCGAGGGGCAAAGCCAGCGCCCCGCCCGTCAGAAGCAAAAGACCGAACTGGCGCGTAAACTGCTTTCTCCGGAAAGCAGGGGCTGA
- a CDS encoding glycerol dehydrogenase, with product MLTSTTRAFGSPSRYIQGYGELERLQDYTADYGKKVLAIIDPFFYDTLSPALKDQFETAGAVIESVKFGGETTITELERLAAIASGYSSDVVVGIGGGKTIDAAKYTGIKASAAIVIAPTSAATDAPTSALSVTYTEEGVHAETIYFKRNPDLILVDSKIVSKAPVRLLVSGMGDALSTYFEARAHQESNTANRIGKGYRTTLAGMAVSELCYQVLLEDGLKAKQAAEAGACTEALENIIEANTLLSGLGVECVGCAGAHSLNSGFSAVEACRNYTHGEIVAFGTLCQLVLENRPKAEIEEVLAFSTSVGLPVTLAEIGLEASMETDLRRVAERAAKARHIVAEPVTVNSEIIYNAILAADAMGRGWKAERLSTGV from the coding sequence ATGCTTACATCCACCACGCGCGCATTTGGCTCCCCCAGCCGCTACATTCAGGGCTACGGCGAGCTTGAGCGCCTTCAGGACTATACAGCCGACTACGGAAAAAAGGTGCTTGCCATCATTGACCCGTTTTTTTACGATACCCTTTCGCCTGCCTTAAAGGACCAGTTTGAAACGGCCGGCGCTGTCATCGAATCGGTCAAATTCGGCGGTGAAACCACTATCACAGAGCTTGAACGCCTGGCCGCCATCGCCTCAGGCTACAGCAGCGATGTTGTCGTGGGAATCGGAGGGGGCAAGACCATCGACGCCGCCAAATACACAGGGATCAAGGCTTCGGCAGCCATTGTCATCGCTCCGACCTCAGCCGCCACAGATGCGCCCACCTCGGCCCTCTCAGTTACCTACACCGAGGAGGGTGTCCACGCTGAGACCATCTACTTCAAACGCAATCCCGACCTCATTCTGGTCGACAGCAAAATCGTCTCTAAGGCGCCTGTCCGTTTGCTGGTATCCGGCATGGGCGATGCCCTGTCCACTTATTTTGAGGCCCGGGCGCATCAGGAATCCAATACCGCCAACCGCATCGGCAAGGGCTACCGCACCACCCTGGCCGGCATGGCAGTGTCTGAGCTGTGCTACCAGGTGCTGCTTGAGGACGGCCTGAAGGCTAAGCAGGCTGCCGAAGCCGGCGCCTGTACCGAGGCCCTGGAAAATATCATCGAGGCCAACACCCTGCTCAGCGGACTGGGCGTGGAATGTGTGGGCTGCGCAGGGGCGCACTCACTGAACAGCGGCTTTTCTGCCGTGGAGGCCTGCCGGAATTACACCCATGGTGAGATCGTAGCCTTTGGCACCCTGTGCCAGCTGGTGCTCGAAAACCGCCCGAAAGCGGAGATCGAGGAGGTCCTGGCCTTTTCCACCAGTGTGGGACTGCCCGTCACCCTTGCCGAAATCGGCCTGGAGGCCAGTATGGAGACCGATCTTCGCCGGGTAGCCGAGCGCGCCGCAAAGGCCAGGCACATTGTCGCCGAGCCTGTCACCGTCAACTCCGAAATCATCTATAATGCCATCCTGGCCGCTGACGCAATGGGCCGGGGATGGAAGGCTGAGCGCTTGAGTACGGGTGTGTGA
- a CDS encoding GNAT family N-acetyltransferase, with protein MNHQGTRKIETGRLVLRQFSIDDADAMYLNWAGDPEVTRFLSWPTHESVKASRAVIEEWQNNAILLDDYNWCITCRETGEPIGSLGVVRIDEAAEAVHVGYCIGRKYWNQGLTTEALSAVIGFFFEEVGVNRVEALHAVENPASGRVMKKCGMTKEGVLREYNVNNHGLCDAVIYSILCREWQKAAG; from the coding sequence ATGAACCATCAGGGAACGCGCAAAATTGAAACCGGGCGACTGGTGCTGCGTCAGTTTTCCATTGACGACGCAGATGCCATGTACCTGAATTGGGCGGGAGACCCGGAAGTCACCCGTTTTTTAAGCTGGCCCACACATGAGAGCGTGAAAGCCTCCCGTGCGGTCATTGAGGAGTGGCAGAATAACGCCATCCTGCTGGACGATTATAACTGGTGTATCACCTGCAGAGAAACCGGCGAGCCCATTGGAAGCCTCGGCGTTGTCCGGATCGATGAGGCGGCAGAGGCTGTGCATGTGGGCTACTGTATCGGCCGTAAATACTGGAACCAGGGGCTTACCACAGAGGCCCTGTCAGCGGTGATTGGCTTTTTCTTTGAGGAAGTGGGCGTGAACCGCGTCGAGGCTCTGCACGCTGTTGAAAACCCGGCGTCCGGAAGGGTTATGAAGAAGTGCGGCATGACGAAAGAAGGGGTGCTCCGGGAATACAATGTGAACAACCATGGCCTCTGCGACGCCGTGATTTACAGCATTTTGTGCCGCGAATGGCAGAAAGCAGCGGGCTGA
- a CDS encoding DeoR/GlpR family DNA-binding transcription regulator, with protein sequence MLHVERRKEILNKILKEGSVKADALAKKYEVGVPTIRRDLKYLAEEYGIELTYGGAYAKESLASQTTVEMNIAQKKLQNLDEKRIIAQKAAKLIKDGDTIALNSGSTVELVLDYLEDMKSLNVITLSLNVALKASTVKGVNVFMPGGRLRSISGAFYGKDADDFLRKFNIDKAFMGVLAVSIPKGVTHSSLEEIEVNQTLAEISQKCYLMADYTKFDKISLAKMFDLNIFEAFIVDGKEPEIYREYARNNGIEIL encoded by the coding sequence ATGCTGCATGTAGAACGCAGAAAAGAAATACTCAATAAAATCCTGAAAGAGGGTTCCGTAAAGGCTGACGCGCTGGCAAAAAAATACGAAGTAGGCGTGCCGACCATCAGGAGGGATTTAAAATACCTGGCAGAGGAGTACGGCATTGAGCTGACCTACGGGGGCGCCTATGCCAAGGAAAGCCTGGCCAGCCAGACCACTGTGGAGATGAACATTGCCCAGAAGAAGCTGCAAAACCTGGATGAAAAACGGATCATCGCGCAAAAGGCGGCAAAGCTGATCAAGGATGGGGATACCATCGCGCTGAACTCAGGCAGTACGGTTGAGCTGGTTCTCGATTACCTGGAGGATATGAAAAGCCTGAACGTCATAACCCTGTCGCTGAATGTGGCCCTCAAGGCCTCCACAGTAAAGGGTGTGAATGTCTTTATGCCTGGTGGGCGGCTGCGCAGTATTTCCGGTGCTTTTTATGGAAAGGATGCGGACGATTTCCTCAGGAAGTTTAACATTGACAAGGCCTTTATGGGTGTTTTGGCTGTTTCCATCCCCAAGGGCGTGACCCACAGCTCGCTGGAAGAGATCGAGGTTAACCAGACCCTGGCCGAGATCAGCCAGAAATGCTATCTCATGGCCGACTACACCAAGTTTGACAAGATATCTCTGGCCAAGATGTTCGACCTTAATATTTTCGAGGCCTTCATCGTCGATGGTAAAGAGCCGGAAATTTACAGGGAATACGCCCGTAATAACGGGATTGAGATTCTGTAA
- a CDS encoding glycerol-3-phosphate responsive antiterminator, with the protein MITKEQMKTFKAYPVIAAVRTPENFRQALESKVRVLFMVGGDYFKAEKLIKEFKERNGLVFLHMDLIEGIGRDIGGIRYAVEHTGIDGVISTKSHILKLAAKENLITVHRIFLMDNQALESGINLFKASKPDIIELTPGLIPRIVRKVSNEFDQPVITSGLVSKPSDVKTMIQAGAMNIVCSCEALWNL; encoded by the coding sequence ATGATCACTAAGGAACAAATGAAGACTTTTAAAGCATACCCGGTTATTGCCGCTGTGCGGACGCCAGAGAATTTCAGGCAGGCCCTCGAGTCAAAAGTGCGGGTGCTGTTTATGGTAGGAGGCGATTATTTTAAAGCAGAAAAGCTGATTAAGGAATTTAAAGAACGAAATGGACTGGTATTCCTGCACATGGACCTGATTGAAGGCATTGGACGGGACATCGGCGGCATTCGATACGCGGTGGAGCACACCGGAATTGATGGCGTCATCTCGACCAAAAGCCATATTCTGAAGCTGGCGGCTAAGGAAAATCTGATCACCGTGCACCGGATTTTCCTCATGGACAACCAGGCGCTGGAAAGCGGCATTAACCTGTTTAAGGCGTCGAAGCCGGATATTATCGAGCTGACGCCAGGGCTGATCCCGCGGATCGTGCGCAAGGTAAGCAATGAATTTGATCAGCCTGTGATCACAAGCGGGCTGGTTTCAAAGCCGAGCGACGTTAAAACAATGATACAGGCAGGCGCCATGAACATTGTGTGCAGCTGCGAGGCGCTTTGGAATTTGTAA
- a CDS encoding uroporphyrinogen decarboxylase family protein produces MNSRERVMAAASHQEPDRVPVDMVLTIDVYRDMKRLLKMDHLPDTPRMGHWTDVQMPLEMIQALDLDMYYISPRSAKSAHSRQFEDGSFTDEWGCYWKKTMIDGGHFYFELQNPPLADATIEDLESYDWPDPTDPARYQGLREEMQMVRDKSDLAILAKFAGAVFEVATYMRGHERWYRDLINNQEFAHALLDKVCQIQKEIDRVCIDAVGEYVDILRLSGEDLGTQDSPLISPRTFRKVVKPHLEELWVSAKTELRKKNPNGKVMLHSCGSIRPFIPDLIDCGIDILDPVQPGANHMNRYELKQEFGDKIVFHGNIDIQKVLPFGTKDEITQEVRDAIKALAPGGGFLLSPAHNVQSDVSAENLVHMIECAHEFGVYPIQL; encoded by the coding sequence ATGAATTCGAGAGAACGTGTGATGGCAGCGGCCAGCCACCAGGAGCCCGACCGGGTGCCGGTGGATATGGTCCTGACCATTGATGTATACAGAGATATGAAAAGACTGCTGAAGATGGACCATCTTCCAGACACACCCAGAATGGGCCACTGGACCGATGTCCAGATGCCGCTGGAGATGATCCAGGCGCTGGATCTGGACATGTACTACATTTCGCCAAGATCGGCCAAATCAGCCCATTCCAGACAATTTGAGGATGGCAGCTTTACCGATGAATGGGGCTGTTATTGGAAAAAGACCATGATCGACGGCGGACATTTTTACTTTGAGCTGCAGAACCCGCCTCTGGCCGACGCCACTATCGAGGATCTGGAAAGCTACGACTGGCCCGACCCCACCGATCCGGCGCGCTACCAGGGCCTGCGCGAGGAGATGCAGATGGTCCGGGACAAAAGCGACCTGGCGATTCTGGCAAAATTTGCCGGCGCTGTCTTCGAGGTGGCCACCTATATGCGCGGTCACGAGCGCTGGTACCGTGACCTCATCAACAATCAGGAATTTGCCCACGCGCTGCTGGATAAAGTCTGTCAGATACAGAAGGAAATCGACCGTGTCTGCATCGACGCGGTGGGTGAATACGTGGATATTCTGCGCCTGAGCGGCGAAGATCTGGGCACACAGGACAGCCCGCTCATTTCACCAAGAACCTTCCGGAAGGTGGTAAAACCCCATCTCGAGGAGCTCTGGGTGAGCGCGAAGACAGAGCTGCGGAAGAAGAATCCCAACGGCAAGGTCATGCTTCACAGCTGCGGCTCGATCCGCCCCTTTATCCCGGATCTCATCGACTGTGGCATCGACATTCTGGACCCGGTACAGCCGGGCGCCAACCACATGAACCGTTACGAGCTGAAACAGGAATTCGGTGATAAAATCGTCTTTCACGGCAACATCGATATTCAGAAAGTACTGCCCTTTGGCACAAAGGACGAGATCACCCAGGAAGTGCGCGACGCCATTAAGGCACTGGCGCCAGGCGGCGGCTTTCTGCTGTCACCGGCCCACAATGTTCAGAGCGATGTGAGCGCGGAAAATCTGGTGCATATGATCGAATGTGCCCACGAATTCGGCGTTTATCCCATTCAATTGTAA
- a CDS encoding FGGY-family carbohydrate kinase, whose protein sequence is MKNYISGIDIGTTGVKVIIFDMEGATVSSAYREYPCTFPQSGWVEQDGEMTWQQTCEATREAIAKAGIDPAEIRAIGLSTQRCTFTPVDEAGMPLRSAISWQDSRSFEECEEISSLVGAERYYEITGLPVGTTWSVSKIMWIRKHQPEIYAKTYKFAMDQERILNKLGAEGYFEDWSNGSLQGLMDIKAFEWSDELIEALELDKSKLPTLVPSGKVVGKISKESSVLTGFAEGTLLVSGGGDQQCAGIGAGAVKKGTIEVTIGTAGVTLAYMDEPIYDGSMRLPCSAHTVAGKWETEGLQNAAGSSLKWYRNEFAVPEIEKAKALGVDPYDLINEQVEGIRPGSDGLICIPYFASSAAPNWDPFARGTFIGLTLGHSRQAMARAIMEGVTYETREIIDQMITNGVEVDEIVLSGGAAKSDVWNHIQADIYGKSCSILAVEEATALGAAILAAVGAELYANVREAVAHMVKIVAVCEPDMQRHALYNEYFEIYKDAYQALRKADVYERLVKLALK, encoded by the coding sequence ATGAAAAATTATATTAGTGGAATCGATATCGGAACAACCGGCGTAAAAGTGATTATTTTTGACATGGAGGGCGCCACTGTCAGCAGCGCTTACCGTGAGTATCCCTGTACCTTTCCGCAGTCGGGATGGGTAGAACAGGACGGGGAAATGACCTGGCAACAGACTTGCGAGGCCACCCGGGAAGCCATCGCCAAGGCAGGCATTGATCCTGCGGAAATCCGCGCCATCGGCCTTTCCACCCAGCGCTGTACCTTTACCCCGGTGGATGAAGCCGGCATGCCTCTGCGGTCTGCCATCTCCTGGCAGGACAGCCGTTCCTTTGAGGAATGTGAAGAGATCAGCAGCCTGGTGGGCGCGGAGCGTTATTATGAGATCACCGGCCTGCCGGTAGGCACGACCTGGTCAGTCAGCAAGATCATGTGGATCAGGAAACACCAGCCGGAGATTTATGCGAAAACTTATAAGTTTGCCATGGATCAGGAGCGTATTTTAAACAAGCTCGGCGCAGAGGGTTACTTTGAGGACTGGTCCAATGGGTCCCTGCAGGGGCTGATGGACATCAAAGCCTTTGAGTGGAGCGATGAGCTGATCGAGGCTCTGGAGCTTGACAAATCCAAGCTGCCGACCCTGGTGCCGTCGGGCAAGGTCGTTGGAAAAATATCAAAAGAGAGCAGTGTGCTCACAGGTTTTGCCGAGGGAACGCTTCTGGTTTCAGGCGGCGGCGACCAGCAGTGTGCCGGTATTGGCGCAGGTGCGGTGAAAAAAGGTACCATTGAGGTAACCATTGGCACCGCAGGTGTCACCCTTGCTTATATGGACGAGCCCATCTACGACGGCAGCATGCGCCTGCCGTGCTCAGCCCATACGGTTGCGGGCAAGTGGGAAACAGAAGGCCTGCAGAACGCGGCCGGAAGCTCCCTGAAATGGTACCGGAACGAATTTGCCGTACCAGAGATAGAAAAAGCAAAAGCTCTGGGAGTTGACCCTTACGATCTGATCAATGAACAGGTAGAGGGGATACGCCCCGGCAGCGACGGGCTGATCTGTATCCCGTACTTTGCCAGCTCGGCAGCGCCGAACTGGGACCCCTTTGCCCGCGGAACCTTTATCGGCCTGACCCTGGGCCACAGCCGGCAGGCCATGGCGCGGGCCATTATGGAAGGCGTTACCTACGAAACTCGCGAGATCATCGACCAAATGATTACAAACGGTGTCGAGGTTGATGAGATTGTGCTGAGCGGCGGCGCCGCAAAATCCGACGTCTGGAACCATATCCAGGCAGACATTTACGGCAAGTCCTGCAGTATTCTGGCCGTAGAAGAAGCCACAGCGCTGGGCGCAGCAATTCTGGCGGCCGTGGGAGCAGAGCTCTACGCAAACGTGCGTGAAGCCGTTGCCCATATGGTGAAGATTGTGGCGGTTTGTGAGCCCGATATGCAGCGGCACGCGCTGTATAATGAATATTTTGAAATATACAAGGATGCCTACCAGGCGCTGAGAAAGGCAGACGTCTACGAACGCCTGGTGAAACTGGCATTAAAATGA
- a CDS encoding cobalamin B12-binding domain-containing protein gives MNILDQIKNAVYEGLEDDTPSLVQTAVDEGASPQAVLDTMMAAMEMVGEEFKNEEIYIPEVLCSCYAMQNGSEVLKPLLTENQQTAAGTIVLGSVKGDMHDIGKNLVKMMFEGRGFKVVDIGIDVPEERFVEAAVQERADIVACSALLTTTMPEIPKIVKAFEDAGVREQFKIMIGGAPITQDFCDKTGCDAFAKDAGSAAETAVQICSH, from the coding sequence ATGAATATATTGGATCAGATTAAGAATGCAGTTTATGAAGGTTTAGAGGACGATACGCCGTCCCTGGTGCAGACTGCAGTGGACGAGGGAGCCAGTCCACAGGCTGTTCTGGATACCATGATGGCAGCCATGGAGATGGTGGGAGAGGAGTTTAAAAACGAAGAGATATACATACCGGAGGTGCTGTGCTCGTGCTACGCCATGCAGAATGGGTCAGAGGTGCTGAAGCCGCTGCTCACTGAAAACCAGCAGACAGCCGCCGGAACCATTGTGCTGGGAAGTGTAAAGGGAGATATGCACGATATTGGTAAAAACCTGGTAAAAATGATGTTTGAGGGCCGCGGCTTTAAGGTAGTGGATATTGGCATCGACGTGCCTGAGGAGCGCTTTGTGGAGGCCGCTGTACAGGAAAGAGCGGACATCGTGGCCTGTTCTGCGCTGTTGACCACCACCATGCCCGAAATTCCTAAAATCGTTAAGGCTTTTGAGGATGCGGGCGTTCGGGAGCAGTTTAAGATTATGATTGGCGGAGCGCCCATTACGCAGGATTTCTGCGATAAAACAGGCTGTGACGCCTTTGCCAAGGACGCGGGAAGCGCCGCCGAGACAGCCGTACAGATCTGTAGTCATTAA
- a CDS encoding FGGY family carbohydrate kinase, with amino-acid sequence MKNYVLVIDEGTTGTRALIFDREFNIVSQCYEEFTQYTPSEDKVEHDAMEIYDKSVRMCKEAMLSGGVAPEEIAAIGITNQRATCLVWDKNTGVPLYNAIVWQDNRTAALCQEINDSEWGEKARKATGWTVAPVYSSLMLHWYLENVPEIKEKIESGEALFGTIDTWLIWKLTGGKSHVVSYSNASVMGSLDLQTGKWYTEFLDYLGISTDIYPEIVNDSGNYGATDPDIFGAGIPICGAIADQHAALYAQGCRSKGTCKITNGTGSFLDINIGGECVVSDQGLNTVIAWKIGDEVSYALEGFEAVTGSAVQWLRDGLQVIGKSSESEPLARSVEDSNGVYFVPALAGLSAPYHDPYARGTIFGISRGTTKAHIVRATLEGVAYRLKDILDVVEKESGVKMTDIRIDGGASMNDLLAQLMADMLDARVDRPLSVEATSLGAAEMAGLAAGLWTEADFDKSLEIDKSFEPAITSEKREELYAGWREAIERSIGWRKQA; translated from the coding sequence ATGAAAAACTATGTTTTAGTCATTGACGAAGGAACAACTGGTACCAGAGCGCTGATTTTTGACAGGGAATTTAATATTGTGTCCCAGTGCTATGAAGAATTCACACAATACACACCGAGCGAAGACAAGGTTGAACACGACGCCATGGAAATTTACGACAAGAGTGTTCGGATGTGTAAGGAAGCCATGCTGTCAGGCGGCGTGGCGCCAGAAGAGATCGCCGCCATCGGCATTACCAACCAGCGGGCCACATGCCTGGTATGGGATAAAAACACCGGCGTGCCGTTATACAACGCCATTGTCTGGCAGGATAACCGCACCGCGGCCCTGTGTCAGGAAATCAACGACAGTGAATGGGGAGAAAAAGCCCGCAAAGCCACAGGCTGGACAGTAGCGCCGGTTTATTCCTCTCTCATGCTGCACTGGTATCTTGAAAATGTACCGGAGATCAAAGAAAAGATCGAATCCGGCGAAGCGCTTTTCGGCACCATTGACACCTGGCTGATCTGGAAGCTGACCGGCGGAAAAAGCCATGTGGTCAGCTATTCCAACGCATCTGTTATGGGGAGCCTGGATCTCCAGACAGGTAAGTGGTACACCGAATTTTTAGACTATCTGGGCATCTCAACCGACATTTATCCAGAGATCGTTAACGACTCCGGCAATTACGGTGCCACAGATCCAGATATTTTCGGAGCCGGGATTCCCATCTGCGGTGCCATTGCTGACCAGCATGCCGCGCTTTACGCCCAGGGCTGCCGTTCCAAGGGGACCTGCAAGATCACCAACGGTACAGGCTCATTCTTAGACATCAACATCGGCGGCGAATGTGTCGTCTCAGACCAGGGCTTAAACACAGTTATCGCCTGGAAGATCGGGGATGAGGTGAGCTATGCGCTGGAAGGCTTTGAAGCCGTCACAGGCTCAGCGGTCCAGTGGCTGCGCGACGGCCTTCAGGTCATCGGCAAATCCAGTGAATCTGAGCCTCTGGCGCGGTCCGTTGAGGACTCTAACGGGGTTTACTTTGTTCCCGCACTGGCAGGCCTCAGCGCACCCTATCACGATCCCTACGCCAGAGGCACCATTTTTGGCATCAGCCGCGGAACCACCAAGGCCCATATTGTACGGGCCACACTGGAGGGGGTCGCTTACCGCCTAAAGGATATTCTGGACGTTGTCGAAAAAGAATCCGGCGTAAAGATGACCGATATCCGTATTGACGGCGGCGCCTCCATGAACGATTTGCTGGCACAGCTCATGGCAGATATGCTTGACGCCCGTGTCGACCGTCCTCTATCCGTCGAAGCCACCAGTCTGGGCGCAGCCGAAATGGCCGGCCTGGCAGCAGGCCTCTGGACCGAAGCCGATTTCGACAAGTCTCTTGAAATCGACAAATCCTTTGAGCCGGCCATCACATCGGAAAAACGCGAAGAGCTGTACGCAGGCTGGCGTGAAGCCATCGAGCGCTCCATCGGCTGGCGCAAGCAGGCATAG